One Gordonia mangrovi genomic region harbors:
- a CDS encoding TrmH family RNA methyltransferase codes for MEHQPADDQPGPTEWQPRSIPAVGVGPWADEHDDAPPADPRYDAQLLADGDTRNVVDSYRYWTRDAIVADIDARRHPFHVAIENFAHDANIGTVVRTANAFAAAAVHIVGRRRWNRRGAMVTDRYQHLMHHDSVAELIGWARSEGLAVVAVDNTPGAQRLETADLPRECVLLFGQEGPGVSEDAHAHADLTVSIAQFGSTRSINAGVAAGIAMHAWVRRHADLDVAW; via the coding sequence GTGGAGCACCAACCCGCCGACGATCAGCCCGGACCCACCGAGTGGCAACCGCGGTCGATTCCGGCGGTGGGGGTGGGACCGTGGGCCGACGAGCATGACGATGCACCACCGGCCGATCCGCGCTACGACGCGCAGCTCCTCGCCGACGGGGACACCCGCAATGTCGTGGATTCCTACCGGTATTGGACGCGTGATGCGATCGTTGCCGACATCGACGCGCGCCGACACCCGTTTCATGTCGCGATCGAGAACTTCGCCCATGACGCCAACATCGGCACGGTGGTACGTACCGCCAACGCGTTCGCCGCGGCTGCTGTGCACATCGTCGGACGCCGGCGGTGGAACAGGCGTGGTGCGATGGTCACCGACCGCTATCAGCATCTGATGCACCATGATTCGGTCGCCGAGCTGATCGGATGGGCGCGCTCTGAGGGACTCGCGGTGGTGGCGGTGGACAACACGCCCGGGGCGCAGCGCCTCGAGACGGCCGACCTGCCCAGAGAGTGTGTGCTGTTGTTCGGACAGGAGGGTCCGGGTGTGAGTGAGGACGCCCATGCCCACGCCGATCTCACCGTGTCGATCGCCCAGTTCGGGTCCACCCGGAGCATCAATGCCGGTGTGGCAGCAGGTATTGCGATGCATGCGTGGGTGCGCCGGCATGCCGACTTGGATGTGGCGTGGTAG
- a CDS encoding alpha-ketoacid dehydrogenase subunit beta, whose product MTIMRYDEAVDHALGQAMAADPSVVTWGEDVEILRRVLQSRFGVERVRDTPISEQGFMYAGIGAAMAGLRPVVELYMIDFGMVGWSAIANAGSKFKDFSGGRWNIPMVLRAGVGGWYADGGQHEQTFWGSLASYPSTEVVVPSTPADAAGLMLSAVQSDDFTVFLTPKLLDQQILDYLGGDQRDTLDLTPVQPRAGAIGDVDDVVTPIPFGQAATRREGGDITLVSVGIGVHRCLEAADQLAADGIEATVLDLRTLAPLDTEAIVSHVGRTGRVVVADEDYSRGGLTGEIAALLLESGTSARYARVAVDQTIPFAPHLEYAALPNAERIASAAKSLA is encoded by the coding sequence ATGACCATCATGCGCTATGACGAAGCCGTCGATCACGCCCTCGGCCAGGCCATGGCCGCCGACCCCTCGGTGGTCACCTGGGGTGAGGACGTCGAGATCCTGCGCCGCGTGCTGCAGAGCCGCTTCGGCGTGGAGCGGGTGCGCGACACCCCGATCTCCGAGCAGGGCTTCATGTACGCCGGGATCGGCGCCGCCATGGCCGGCCTGCGCCCGGTGGTCGAGCTCTACATGATCGACTTCGGCATGGTCGGCTGGTCGGCCATCGCCAACGCCGGCTCCAAGTTCAAGGACTTCTCCGGCGGCCGCTGGAACATCCCGATGGTGCTGCGCGCCGGTGTCGGCGGCTGGTACGCCGACGGCGGCCAGCACGAGCAGACCTTCTGGGGCAGCCTCGCGTCCTATCCGTCCACCGAGGTCGTGGTGCCGTCCACCCCGGCCGACGCCGCCGGGCTGATGCTGTCGGCCGTGCAGAGCGACGATTTCACCGTCTTCCTCACCCCCAAGCTGCTCGACCAGCAGATCCTGGACTACCTCGGCGGCGACCAGCGCGACACGCTCGACCTGACCCCCGTCCAGCCCAGGGCCGGCGCCATCGGCGACGTCGACGACGTGGTGACCCCGATCCCGTTCGGACAGGCCGCAACTCGCCGCGAGGGTGGTGACATCACCCTGGTGTCGGTCGGCATCGGTGTACACCGCTGCCTCGAGGCCGCCGACCAGCTCGCCGCCGACGGCATCGAGGCGACCGTGCTCGACCTGCGCACCCTCGCCCCGCTCGACACCGAGGCGATCGTCTCCCACGTCGGCCGCACCGGCCGCGTCGTCGTCGCCGACGAGGACTACAGCCGTGGCGGGCTGACCGGCGAGATCGCCGCTCTGCTCTTGGAATCCGGCACCTCCGCGCGCTACGCGCGAGTTGCGGTCGACCAGACCATCCCGTTCGCGCCGCATCTGGAATACGCGGCATTGCCCAACGCCGAGCGCATCGCCTCGGCCGCGAAATCCCTTGCCTGA
- a CDS encoding thiamine pyrophosphate-dependent dehydrogenase E1 component subunit alpha — MSTTRMDAARIYRMMVRMRLVDEAFVEAWKDGLVPGEYHSAQGEEGINAGVLAHLNDADTLALDHRNTGPFVGRGIDLEPLMLEVLGSDEGIARGMAGHMHIFDPDCNAGADGIVGAGGPLAVGQAIAHTRANPGNVAVTFHGEAAMNQGMMMEAYNMAVAWNLPVVFVCKDNKWGITTYSSDQTAGSPVQRAKGFGLAVETAAGHKVRDVHRAAGKLIDRARAGKGPGFLYVTCHRPNGHLEGDPLVGLLRDPKKQLSVWLPELQGGLTNAEGGTTGEKVRAMIGVGKRSGRFARDMVVNNRKDPVRRGRSLVDADAAATIEAQERADVLAAITAARTRVGKRIGFGVTTGGTR, encoded by the coding sequence ATGAGCACCACCCGGATGGACGCCGCCCGTATCTACCGGATGATGGTCCGGATGCGGCTGGTGGACGAGGCATTCGTCGAAGCCTGGAAGGACGGCCTGGTGCCGGGTGAGTACCACTCGGCCCAGGGCGAGGAGGGCATCAACGCCGGTGTCCTCGCGCACCTCAACGACGCCGACACCCTCGCCCTCGATCACCGCAACACCGGTCCGTTCGTCGGTCGCGGCATCGATCTCGAACCGCTGATGCTCGAGGTCCTCGGTTCCGACGAGGGCATCGCGCGCGGCATGGCCGGGCACATGCACATCTTCGATCCCGACTGCAATGCCGGCGCCGACGGCATCGTCGGCGCGGGCGGGCCGCTCGCCGTCGGACAGGCCATCGCGCACACCCGCGCCAACCCGGGCAACGTCGCGGTCACCTTCCACGGTGAGGCCGCAATGAACCAGGGCATGATGATGGAGGCCTACAACATGGCCGTCGCCTGGAACCTGCCGGTGGTGTTCGTCTGCAAGGACAACAAGTGGGGCATCACCACCTACTCCAGCGATCAGACCGCCGGCAGTCCGGTGCAACGTGCCAAGGGATTCGGTCTCGCCGTCGAGACGGCTGCCGGCCACAAGGTGCGCGATGTGCACCGGGCCGCAGGCAAACTCATCGACCGCGCACGCGCGGGCAAGGGCCCCGGGTTCCTGTATGTGACCTGCCACCGCCCCAATGGACACCTCGAGGGTGACCCGCTGGTGGGTCTGCTGCGCGACCCCAAGAAGCAACTGTCGGTGTGGCTGCCCGAACTGCAGGGCGGTCTCACCAACGCCGAGGGCGGCACCACCGGCGAGAAGGTGCGCGCCATGATCGGCGTCGGCAAGCGCAGTGGCCGCTTCGCCCGCGACATGGTTGTCAACAACCGCAAGGACCCGGTCCGCCGCGGCCGCAGTCTGGTCGACGCGGACGCCGCCGCCACCATCGAAGCCCAGGAACGAGCCGACGTGCTCGCCGCCATCACCGCAGCCCGTACGCGCGTCGGCAAGCGCATCGGCTTCGGCGTCACCACAGGAGGAACCCGATGA
- a CDS encoding long-chain-fatty-acid--CoA ligase produces the protein MTLIDNLRHTTERHPAAVAVRMDDTEITYAEIKSLAARTARWLRDLGVAPGDRVAVSMPNLLHMPVIYYGILWAGGVVVPMNPLYKAREFAHVLADSGATAFFAWNGVAEQAAKGAADAGVTFVEVDPSNFLYEVLSHAATRATPRADDDTAVILYTSGTTGAPKGAELTHSNMTKNAETCAAETLLGLAAGDVVFGGLPLFHVFGQTVMMNTAFLTGATLTLLPRFEPRRALEIIERDKVTHMGGVPTMYVALAQFPDHAQFNTSSLTRCVSGGAALPVEVLSAFDETYGASILEGYGLSETSAAATFNHAGRVRKPGSVGQPIEGVELKLVDPDWNEVPEGSDGEIVIKGHNVMKGYFNNPNATDSVMHNGWFRTGDIGRRDEDGYYYIVDRAKDMIIRGGYNVYPREIEEVLYTHPAVGSAAVVGIPSQMHGEEIAAVITLKPGMSVTEDEISEFAKERVAAYKYPRVVRIVDALPLGPTGKILKREITVG, from the coding sequence ATGACCCTCATCGACAACCTGCGCCACACCACGGAACGGCATCCTGCCGCCGTTGCCGTCAGGATGGACGACACCGAGATCACCTACGCCGAGATCAAGTCGCTGGCAGCCCGCACCGCGCGTTGGCTGCGCGACCTCGGGGTCGCGCCCGGTGACCGGGTGGCGGTGTCCATGCCCAACCTGCTGCACATGCCGGTGATCTACTACGGCATCCTCTGGGCGGGCGGCGTCGTGGTGCCGATGAATCCTCTCTACAAGGCCCGTGAGTTCGCCCATGTCCTCGCCGACAGCGGCGCCACGGCATTCTTCGCCTGGAACGGCGTCGCCGAGCAGGCTGCCAAGGGCGCCGCCGATGCCGGCGTGACCTTCGTCGAGGTCGACCCGAGCAACTTCCTCTATGAGGTGTTGTCGCACGCCGCCACCCGGGCCACCCCTCGAGCCGACGACGACACCGCGGTGATCCTCTACACATCGGGCACCACCGGCGCCCCCAAAGGTGCCGAACTGACGCACTCGAATATGACGAAGAATGCTGAGACCTGCGCCGCAGAAACACTTCTCGGTCTCGCAGCCGGCGATGTCGTGTTCGGGGGACTGCCGCTGTTCCACGTGTTCGGTCAGACCGTGATGATGAACACCGCTTTCCTGACCGGCGCCACCCTCACCCTCCTCCCGCGCTTCGAACCGCGGCGCGCGCTGGAGATCATCGAGCGCGACAAGGTGACCCACATGGGGGGTGTCCCGACGATGTACGTGGCCTTGGCTCAGTTCCCGGACCACGCGCAGTTCAACACCTCGAGCCTCACCCGCTGCGTGTCGGGGGGTGCCGCGTTGCCGGTCGAGGTCTTGTCCGCATTCGACGAGACCTACGGCGCCTCGATTCTGGAGGGCTACGGGCTGTCGGAGACGTCTGCCGCGGCCACTTTCAACCACGCGGGTCGGGTCCGGAAGCCCGGTTCGGTGGGCCAGCCGATCGAGGGCGTCGAACTGAAACTCGTCGACCCCGACTGGAACGAGGTACCCGAGGGCAGCGACGGCGAGATCGTCATCAAAGGCCACAACGTGATGAAGGGCTACTTCAACAACCCCAACGCCACCGACTCGGTGATGCACAACGGCTGGTTCCGCACCGGCGACATCGGCCGCCGCGACGAGGACGGCTACTACTACATCGTCGACCGCGCCAAGGACATGATCATCCGCGGCGGCTACAACGTCTACCCCCGCGAGATCGAGGAAGTCCTCTACACCCACCCCGCCGTCGGCAGCGCCGCCGTCGTCGGCATCCCCAGCCAGATGCACGGCGAGGAAATCGCCGCGGTGATCACCCTCAAACCGGGAATGTCGGTGACCGAGGACGAGATCAGCGAGTTCGCCAAAGAGCGCGTCGCCGCCTATAAGTACCCCCGCGTGGTGCGCATCGTCGACGCACTGCCACTCGGACCAACCGGCAAGATCCTCAAACGCGAGATCACCGTCGGCTGA
- a CDS encoding NAD-dependent epimerase/dehydratase family protein: MSDARPNPTVPGSVFITGAGGFIGRTLAARLRELGATVTGVDLVADPAEGIIAGSTTDPSTWAHALEGVDAVIHTAAIVSTVAPVEQAWEVNVLGTKKVIDAAVDAGVGRFVHLSSIAAYGWDYPDHVTEDHPTRVTGGISTYTDTKTNSELTVLANAKRGMETVIVRPADVYGPGSVWIREPLAMIKKNQMLLPEGGSGVFDVIYIDNFVDAMVLLLAADGASVEGQIFNVGEESIRTCAEYFGELASWVPGGKVTTLPIKVAAPALGVVGKLQRRLGVKSELGPALMHMFNRHVVVSNAKARDVLGFKPVVSYEEGMARQKAWARREGLI; the protein is encoded by the coding sequence ATGTCGGACGCCCGTCCCAACCCCACCGTTCCCGGTTCGGTCTTCATCACCGGAGCCGGTGGTTTCATCGGCCGCACACTCGCGGCCCGGCTGCGTGAACTCGGCGCCACGGTCACCGGCGTCGACCTGGTCGCCGACCCCGCCGAGGGGATCATCGCCGGCAGCACCACCGACCCGTCGACCTGGGCACATGCACTCGAGGGCGTCGACGCTGTGATCCACACCGCCGCCATCGTCAGCACCGTCGCCCCCGTCGAACAGGCATGGGAGGTCAACGTGCTGGGCACCAAGAAGGTCATCGACGCGGCAGTGGACGCGGGCGTCGGCCGCTTCGTGCACCTCAGCTCGATCGCCGCGTACGGCTGGGACTACCCCGATCACGTCACCGAGGACCACCCGACCCGGGTCACCGGCGGGATCAGCACCTACACCGATACGAAGACCAACTCCGAGCTCACGGTGCTCGCCAACGCCAAACGCGGCATGGAGACCGTCATCGTGCGTCCCGCCGACGTCTACGGCCCGGGCTCGGTGTGGATTCGCGAACCGCTCGCGATGATCAAGAAGAACCAGATGCTGCTGCCCGAGGGCGGATCCGGCGTCTTCGACGTGATCTACATCGACAACTTCGTCGACGCGATGGTGCTGCTGCTGGCCGCCGATGGCGCGTCGGTCGAGGGCCAGATCTTCAACGTCGGCGAGGAATCGATCCGCACCTGCGCCGAGTACTTCGGCGAGCTGGCCTCGTGGGTCCCCGGCGGCAAGGTGACCACCCTGCCGATCAAGGTGGCTGCACCCGCGCTCGGTGTGGTCGGCAAGCTGCAGCGCCGCCTCGGGGTCAAGAGCGAACTCGGTCCGGCCCTGATGCACATGTTCAACCGCCACGTCGTCGTCTCCAACGCGAAGGCCCGCGACGTACTCGGCTTCAAACCCGTCGTCTCCTATGAAGAGGGCATGGCGCGCCAGAAGGCGTGGGCACGCCGCGAAGGCCTCATCTGA
- a CDS encoding helix-turn-helix domain-containing protein: MTTNNAIEASFTITELEKVAEVPARTIRYYQSEGLLPRPSRRGGQAVYGPQHLERLRSIAALQGRGLRLQTIKAVLGNTGEPTSEVVDLLGPSIAGAAWLATSERELDEGELADLLGDAYPDRVADLVSTGYLERRQGADGRKVWFAPSVPQLRGALEMAAIGTDLELSRWSADEMRVVLRDLSERLVAKWITEAGKIYHGTASRAEFEQNLERIRAVAWQSAAHVMAEEIGSAVHRTDEIRERLAAGDITP, translated from the coding sequence GTGACGACCAACAACGCCATCGAGGCCTCCTTCACCATCACCGAGCTCGAGAAGGTCGCCGAGGTGCCCGCACGGACGATCCGCTATTACCAGTCCGAGGGCCTGTTGCCGCGTCCGTCCCGCCGAGGCGGGCAGGCGGTGTACGGGCCGCAGCACCTCGAGCGATTGCGATCGATCGCCGCGTTGCAGGGACGTGGGTTGCGACTCCAGACCATCAAGGCGGTACTCGGCAACACCGGGGAGCCGACCTCGGAGGTGGTGGACCTACTGGGGCCCTCGATCGCCGGGGCGGCCTGGCTGGCGACATCGGAACGTGAGCTCGATGAGGGGGAACTCGCCGACCTGCTCGGCGATGCGTACCCCGACCGGGTGGCCGACCTGGTGTCCACGGGCTACCTCGAGCGTCGGCAGGGCGCCGACGGTCGCAAGGTGTGGTTTGCGCCGAGTGTCCCGCAGTTGCGCGGCGCGCTGGAGATGGCCGCCATCGGAACGGATCTGGAACTGAGTCGGTGGTCGGCCGACGAGATGCGGGTGGTCCTGCGGGATCTGTCTGAACGTCTGGTGGCGAAGTGGATCACCGAGGCCGGCAAGATCTATCACGGCACCGCGAGTCGGGCCGAGTTCGAGCAGAACCTGGAACGTATCCGGGCCGTGGCGTGGCAGTCGGCGGCGCATGTGATGGCCGAGGAGATCGGGTCGGCAGTGCACCGCACCGACGAGATCCGGGAGCGGCTCGCGGCCGGTGACATCACGCCGTAA
- a CDS encoding long-chain-fatty-acid--CoA ligase, whose protein sequence is MNLTNNLRHTAEDHPDVVAIKLDDTEITYAQLSGLAAKTAQWLRDLGVKPGDRVAVSLPNIPHMPVLYYGILWAGGVVVPMNPLYKDREFAHVLSDSGATAFFAWNGVAEQAAKGAAEAGVQFIEVDPATFVGQIAAHATARPTARDDDDTAVILYTSGTTGAPKGAELTHANMVRNAEVCADDRLIGLSAGDMVFGGLPLFHVFGQTCMMNAAVLTGATLTLLPRFDPQRALEIIERDKVTHMGGVPTMFVALSQYPDRDRYDTSSLTRCVSGGSALPVEVLSAFEDTYGAMVLEGYGLSETSPVASFNHADRERKPGSVGQPIEGVELKLVDPDWNEVPEGSDGEIVIKGHNVMKGYFNNPNATDSVMHNGWFRTGDIGRRDEDGYYYIVDRAKDMIIRGGYNVYPREIEEVLYTHPAVGSAAVVGIPSQLHGEEIAAVITLKPGMSVTEDEISEFAKERVAAYKYPRVVRIVDALPLGPTGKILKREITVS, encoded by the coding sequence ATGAACCTCACGAACAACCTGCGTCATACCGCCGAAGATCACCCCGATGTTGTCGCGATCAAACTGGACGACACCGAGATCACCTACGCCCAGCTCAGCGGCCTGGCCGCCAAGACCGCACAGTGGCTGCGCGATCTCGGCGTGAAACCCGGTGACCGGGTGGCGGTGTCGCTGCCGAACATCCCGCACATGCCGGTGCTGTACTACGGAATCCTGTGGGCCGGTGGCGTCGTCGTGCCGATGAACCCGCTCTACAAGGACCGGGAATTCGCCCACGTGCTGTCCGACAGCGGTGCCACGGCGTTCTTCGCCTGGAACGGCGTCGCCGAGCAGGCCGCCAAGGGCGCCGCCGAGGCCGGTGTGCAGTTCATCGAGGTCGACCCCGCCACCTTCGTCGGGCAGATCGCCGCTCATGCGACGGCCCGTCCCACCGCGCGTGACGACGACGACACCGCGGTGATCCTCTATACCTCCGGCACCACCGGAGCACCGAAGGGCGCCGAGCTGACCCACGCGAACATGGTGCGCAACGCCGAGGTGTGTGCCGACGACCGGCTGATCGGATTGTCCGCCGGCGACATGGTGTTCGGTGGCCTGCCGCTGTTCCACGTCTTCGGACAGACCTGCATGATGAACGCCGCGGTGCTCACCGGCGCCACCCTGACCCTGCTGCCCCGCTTCGATCCGCAGCGGGCGCTGGAGATCATCGAGCGCGACAAGGTCACCCACATGGGTGGCGTGCCGACCATGTTCGTCGCACTGTCGCAGTACCCCGACCGTGACCGGTACGACACGTCGAGCCTCACCCGGTGCGTATCGGGCGGCTCGGCGCTGCCGGTCGAGGTCTTGTCCGCCTTCGAAGATACCTACGGCGCCATGGTTCTCGAGGGCTACGGGCTGTCGGAGACGTCGCCGGTGGCGTCGTTCAACCACGCCGACCGCGAACGCAAGCCCGGTTCGGTGGGCCAGCCGATCGAGGGCGTCGAACTGAAACTCGTCGACCCCGACTGGAACGAGGTACCCGAGGGCAGCGACGGCGAGATCGTCATCAAAGGCCACAACGTGATGAAGGGCTACTTCAACAACCCCAACGCCACCGACTCGGTGATGCACAACGGCTGGTTCCGCACCGGCGACATCGGCCGCCGCGACGAGGACGGCTACTACTACATCGTCGACCGCGCCAAGGACATGATCATCCGCGGCGGCTACAACGTCTACCCCCGCGAGATCGAGGAAGTCCTCTACACCCACCCCGCCGTCGGCAGCGCCGCCGTCGTCGGCATCCCCAGCCAGCTGCACGGCGAGGAAATCGCCGCTGTGATCACCCTCAAACCGGGAATGTCGGTGACCGAGGACGAGATCAGCGAGTTCGCCAAAGAGCGCGTCGCCGCCTACAAGTACCCCCGCGTGGTGCGCATCGTCGACGCACTGCCACTCGGACCAACCGGCAAGATCCTCAAACGCGAGATCACCGTCAGCTGA
- a CDS encoding MOSC domain-containing protein, producing MSSLTPDALARDLGIRPDEKLPKVSDMNARALATLTRNATPPGSFVDLCPVHLITETSLSTIATAMGVDHLEARRFRPNVVLAGGPPADVLPESAWPDTALDVGGARLRVVMRTVRCVVPSRAHEDLPVEAALTRAVAGTADRYLGVYADVTTAGRIRVGDTLTITPPTPPSPTRRLARRGRVLALDSANRLIEMFRRD from the coding sequence ATGAGCTCGTTGACCCCCGATGCCCTCGCCCGCGACCTCGGTATCCGGCCCGACGAGAAACTGCCGAAGGTCTCCGACATGAATGCCCGCGCACTGGCGACGCTGACCCGTAATGCCACCCCGCCGGGCAGTTTCGTCGATCTGTGTCCGGTGCACCTGATCACCGAGACGAGCCTGTCGACCATCGCGACCGCGATGGGTGTCGATCACCTCGAGGCCAGGCGGTTCCGACCGAACGTCGTGCTGGCCGGCGGCCCACCCGCCGACGTTCTACCGGAGTCGGCGTGGCCGGACACCGCCCTCGACGTCGGCGGCGCACGGTTGCGTGTGGTGATGCGGACGGTGCGCTGCGTGGTGCCCAGTCGCGCCCACGAGGATCTCCCGGTGGAGGCCGCGCTGACCCGCGCGGTGGCCGGCACCGCCGATCGGTATCTCGGGGTCTACGCCGACGTGACGACAGCAGGCCGGATCCGGGTGGGCGACACGCTGACGATCACACCGCCCACCCCGCCGTCACCGACCCGACGGCTTGCCCGGCGCGGCCGCGTGCTCGCACTCGATTCGGCGAACCGGCTCATCGAGATGTTCCGCCGCGACTGA
- a CDS encoding SRPBCC family protein, with protein sequence MTTSLPLVQIALSVRDIQHSQRWYRDIFGFTESGGTHAFVPLLGSEDVQNVPGATSVCWWMLDGTPGFQMELFEFSKPHPKPVPADWRPNDIGYTTVGFHVADFDATLAALARRNVTPLTEPMGILGSRRVCVKDPDGILLELMEDDPRVEGMGARPDSPAVARFVTLSVPDLAEARRTWVDVMGLPEVDLALHDTEHEKLWSLDGSTRESFVVRSGDAFLEVVQYLDPIGKPWPTGYHISDIGILNIALGLPDRASLDALVEKGRPHGIEPNTTKGTVVDKFWYASYVNDPLGFSIELLWHGSKGKRRPVDPLGLLELGFTEKRPPLKRVSAVARTSATPEQVWAVLTDHASMFDWTPFKRSEVLSAGDDNGVGLIRKLSGGPAGMTVHEQIVAAEAPRRMEYTAKGAPGMKRYHSFVDVEAEPGGGSTITWEAQYRTLLPGSTAITGRMVQTLADGLARAAERTAH encoded by the coding sequence ATGACCACGTCACTTCCCCTCGTCCAGATCGCGCTCAGCGTCCGCGACATCCAGCACAGTCAGCGTTGGTACCGCGACATCTTCGGCTTCACCGAGTCCGGCGGCACCCACGCGTTCGTCCCGCTGCTCGGTTCCGAGGACGTGCAGAATGTTCCCGGCGCCACCAGCGTCTGCTGGTGGATGCTCGACGGCACCCCCGGCTTCCAGATGGAACTGTTCGAATTCTCCAAGCCGCACCCGAAGCCGGTTCCTGCCGACTGGCGACCCAATGACATCGGTTACACCACAGTCGGATTCCACGTCGCCGACTTCGATGCCACGCTGGCGGCGCTGGCCCGCCGCAACGTGACGCCGCTGACCGAACCGATGGGCATACTCGGGTCGCGCCGGGTCTGCGTCAAGGACCCGGACGGCATCCTGCTCGAACTCATGGAAGACGACCCGCGCGTCGAGGGCATGGGCGCCCGGCCGGACTCCCCCGCCGTCGCCCGTTTCGTCACCTTGTCGGTGCCCGACCTCGCCGAGGCCCGCCGCACCTGGGTGGACGTGATGGGGCTGCCCGAGGTGGACCTCGCCCTGCACGACACCGAGCACGAAAAGCTCTGGAGCCTCGACGGTTCCACGCGTGAGTCCTTCGTCGTCCGTAGCGGCGACGCGTTCCTCGAGGTGGTGCAGTACCTCGATCCGATCGGCAAGCCGTGGCCGACCGGCTACCACATCAGCGACATCGGCATCCTCAACATCGCACTCGGACTGCCCGATCGGGCGTCGCTGGACGCCCTCGTGGAGAAGGGCCGGCCGCACGGCATCGAGCCGAACACCACCAAGGGCACCGTGGTGGACAAGTTCTGGTACGCCTCGTATGTCAATGACCCCCTGGGCTTCTCGATCGAGTTGCTCTGGCACGGGAGCAAGGGCAAGCGTCGTCCGGTCGATCCGTTGGGTCTGCTCGAGCTCGGTTTCACCGAGAAGCGGCCACCGCTCAAGCGGGTGAGCGCCGTCGCGCGGACCTCGGCCACCCCCGAACAGGTGTGGGCGGTGCTCACCGATCACGCGTCGATGTTCGACTGGACGCCGTTCAAGCGGTCCGAGGTGCTCAGTGCGGGAGACGACAACGGCGTCGGGCTCATCCGCAAGCTCAGCGGCGGGCCGGCCGGCATGACGGTCCACGAGCAGATCGTCGCGGCCGAGGCCCCCCGACGGATGGAGTACACCGCCAAGGGCGCCCCCGGCATGAAGCGGTACCACAGCTTCGTCGACGTCGAGGCCGAGCCGGGCGGCGGCAGCACCATCACCTGGGAGGCGCAGTACCGCACTCTGCTGCCGGGCTCCACCGCCATCACCGGCCGCATGGTGCAGACGCTGGCCGACGGCCTCGCCCGCGCCGCCGAACGCACCGCTCACTGA
- the pyrE gene encoding orotate phosphoribosyltransferase gives MSSSAPNSVSTDDRSRLAQLVTDLAVVHGRVTLSSGKEADYYVDLRRATLHHEASRLIGSLMRELTADWEYDSVGGLTLGADPVATSIMHAAGRPIDAFVVRKATKTHGMQRRIEGPDIAGRNVLVVEDTSTTGASPSTAVEAAREAGATVIGVATVVDRATGADEVISALGVPYRSLLGLGDLGLG, from the coding sequence ATGTCCTCGTCCGCCCCGAACAGCGTGAGTACCGATGATCGATCGCGGTTGGCGCAGTTGGTCACCGACCTCGCCGTGGTGCACGGGCGGGTGACGTTGTCGTCGGGCAAGGAAGCCGACTACTACGTCGATCTGCGTCGGGCGACCTTGCATCACGAGGCATCGCGTCTGATCGGCAGCCTGATGCGGGAGTTGACCGCCGACTGGGAGTACGACTCGGTGGGCGGACTGACCTTGGGGGCCGATCCGGTGGCGACCTCGATCATGCATGCCGCCGGCCGGCCGATCGATGCGTTCGTGGTGCGCAAGGCCACCAAGACCCACGGCATGCAGCGACGGATCGAGGGTCCCGACATCGCCGGGCGCAACGTCCTCGTCGTCGAGGACACCTCCACCACCGGTGCGTCCCCGTCGACGGCGGTGGAGGCGGCGCGCGAAGCCGGTGCGACAGTGATCGGGGTGGCCACCGTGGTGGACCGCGCCACCGGTGCCGATGAGGTGATCTCGGCGCTCGGTGTGCCGTATCGGTCGCTGCTCGGCCTCGGCGACCTCGGACTGGGTTAG